A region from the Drosophila ananassae strain 14024-0371.13 chromosome 2L, ASM1763931v2, whole genome shotgun sequence genome encodes:
- the LOC6500312 gene encoding uncharacterized protein LOC6500312 isoform X2, whose protein sequence is MILLAADCAGPSLDFYVSDSMQEMLNVDIRAEIANVVGTSSSDLTSSLDHALEAISAINNNSSSASGVSYNANANFLTSSALHASPTAKWMGSSASFWSNTDYYADLGACVNPISVMPLITSACGSGLGSPKRNKSSTSFQGRAGTGVPSSPSAERDQPKSHLTFSPAQMKVSAGSLRREQVMAHIPKQISVITGTGSTAPATMATNSVLQRRNSSAVDAVRKDLAGELRKVQSSPVPTSVDAKAPSSLLTSANGGTNTIKLAPGIGGLTFANSAAYQKLKQTSCAKSPGGGSSSSASSTANLKEAAKRGGLQQMSTTTPKSIASAANSPHHQMQSYSLGSPSSLSSTSSSAASPLGNVSNLVNIANNNCNGSGGGGLVKPLQQKVKLPPVGSAFPKPAYSYSCLIALALKNSRAGSLPVSEIYSFLCQHFPYFENAPSGWKNSVRHNLSLNKCFEKIERPVTNGNQRKGCRWAMNPERISKMDEEVQKWSRKDPAAIRVAMVYPQHLESLERGEMKHGSADSDVEMDSQSEIEESSDLEEHEFEDTLVDAMLVEEDEEEVEEEDDDEEQMLNEFQSVGESKANQLPIDHELLVQRGGDFEIEVDELYDAIDIEDDKESVRRLIASTQAPNIIELNPADLNANDGYQLPPSKRARVDINYAIGPAGELEQQYGQKVKVQQVTQPASLQLQSQQQHPPNYNRRKMPLVNRII, encoded by the exons ATGATACTCTTAGCTGCA GACTGCGCTGGACCCTCGCTGGACTTCTACGTCTCCGACTCGATGCAGGAAATGCTGAACGTGGACATCCGCGCCGAGATCGCCAACGTGGTGGGCACTTCCAGCAGTGACCTCACCTCGTCCCTGGATCACGCCCTGGAGGCCATATCGGcaatcaacaacaacagcagcagcgccaGCGGCGTCTCCTACAACGCCAACGCAAACTTCCTGACCAGCAGCGCCCTCCACGCCTCCCCCACAGCCAAGTGGATGGGCTCCTCGGCCAGCTTCTGGTCCAACACAGACTACTACGCCGACCTGGGCGCCTGCGTGAACCCCATATCGGTGATGCCCCTGATAACCTCCGCCTGCGGATCGGGGCTGGGATCGCCGAAGCGCAACAAATCCTCCACATCTTTCCAGGGACGGGCCGGGACGGGTGTGCCGTCTTCGCCGTCCGCCGAGCGGGATCAGCCCAAGTCGCACCTGACCTTCTCGCCCGCCCAGATGAAGGTCAGCGCCGGCTCCCTGCGACGCGAACAGGTGATGGCCCACATCCCCAAGCAGATATCCGTCATCACGGGAACGGGCAGCACGGCCCCGGCCACCATGGCCACCAATTCGGTGCTGCAGCGCCGCAACTCGTCGGCCGTGGATGCAGTTCGCAAGGATCTGGCCGGCGAACTGCGCAAGGTCCAGTCTAGTCCAGTGCCCACCAGCGTGGACGCCAAGGCCCCCTCCTCACTGCTCACCTCGGCCAACGGAGGCACCAACACCATCAAGCTGGCACCTGGAATCGGGGGTCTCACCTTCGCCAACAGTGCGGCTTACCAGAAGCTCAAGCAGACCTCCTGCGCGAAGTCGCCCGGAGGTGGCAGCAGCTCGTCTGCGTCTTCGACGGCGAATCTCAAAGAGGCGGCCAAACGCGGGGGACTGCAGCAGATGAGCACCACGACACCAAAGAGCATTGCTTCGGCGGCCAACTCGCCGCACCACCAAATGCAGAGCTACAGCCTGGGATCCCCGTCGTCCCTGTCCTCGACCTCCTCCTCGGCCGCTTCCCCGCTCGGAAACGTGAGCAACCTGGTCAACATTGCGAATAACAACTGCAACGGATCGGGGGGAGGTGGCCTGGTGAAGCCGCTGCAGCAGAAGGTCAAGCTGCCGCCTGTGGGCAGCGCCTTTCCCAAGCCCGCTTACTCCTACTCCTGCCTGATTGCTTTGGCCCTGAAGAACTCCCGGGCCGGGTCGCTGCCGGTCTCGGAGATCTACAGCTTCCTGTGCCAGCACTTCCCCTACTTCGAGAACGCCCCCAGTGGCTGGAAGAACAGTGTGCGCCACAACTTGTCTCTGAACAAGTGCTTCGAGAAGATCGAGAGGCCCGTCACTAACGGCAACCAAAGGAAGGGGTGTCGCTGGGCCATGAATCCCGAGCGCATTTCGAAGATGGACGAGGAGGTGCAGAAGTGGTCGCGCAAGGACCCGGCAGCCATTCGGGTGGCCATGGTCTATCCCCAGCATCTGGAGTCTTTGGAGAGGGGGGAGATGAAGCACGGCTCGGCTGACTCGGACGTGGAAATGGATTCGCAGTCGGAGATCGAGGAGTCGTCCGATTTGGAGGAGCACGAGTTCGAGGACACCCTGGTGGACGCCATGCTGGTGGAGGAGGACGAGGAAGAAgtcgaggaggaggacgatgaTGAGGAGCAGATGCTGAACGAGTTCCAATCCGTGGGCGAGTCCAAGGCGAATCAGCTGCCCATAGACCACGAGCTGCTCGTTCAGAGAGGCGGTGACTTCGAGATTGAG GTGGACGAACTGTACGATGCCATCGACATCGAGGACGACAAGGAGTCGGTCCGGCGCCTGATCGCCAGCACTCAAGCCCCGAACATCATCGAGCTGAATCCCGCTGACCTGAACGCCAACGACGGCTACCAGCTGCCGCCCTCCAAGAGGGCACGCGTGGACATCAACTACGCCATCGGTCCGGCTGGCGAGCTGGAGCAGCAGTACGGCCAGAAGGTGAAGGTGCAACAGGTCACCCAGCCGGCCTCCCTGCAGCTCCAgagccagcagcagcacccgCCCAACTACAACAGGCGCAAGATGCCGCTGGTCAACCGAATCATCTGA
- the LOC6500312 gene encoding uncharacterized protein LOC6500312 isoform X1, with amino-acid sequence MFELEDFSSNIYEGISSKYADCAGPSLDFYVSDSMQEMLNVDIRAEIANVVGTSSSDLTSSLDHALEAISAINNNSSSASGVSYNANANFLTSSALHASPTAKWMGSSASFWSNTDYYADLGACVNPISVMPLITSACGSGLGSPKRNKSSTSFQGRAGTGVPSSPSAERDQPKSHLTFSPAQMKVSAGSLRREQVMAHIPKQISVITGTGSTAPATMATNSVLQRRNSSAVDAVRKDLAGELRKVQSSPVPTSVDAKAPSSLLTSANGGTNTIKLAPGIGGLTFANSAAYQKLKQTSCAKSPGGGSSSSASSTANLKEAAKRGGLQQMSTTTPKSIASAANSPHHQMQSYSLGSPSSLSSTSSSAASPLGNVSNLVNIANNNCNGSGGGGLVKPLQQKVKLPPVGSAFPKPAYSYSCLIALALKNSRAGSLPVSEIYSFLCQHFPYFENAPSGWKNSVRHNLSLNKCFEKIERPVTNGNQRKGCRWAMNPERISKMDEEVQKWSRKDPAAIRVAMVYPQHLESLERGEMKHGSADSDVEMDSQSEIEESSDLEEHEFEDTLVDAMLVEEDEEEVEEEDDDEEQMLNEFQSVGESKANQLPIDHELLVQRGGDFEIEVDELYDAIDIEDDKESVRRLIASTQAPNIIELNPADLNANDGYQLPPSKRARVDINYAIGPAGELEQQYGQKVKVQQVTQPASLQLQSQQQHPPNYNRRKMPLVNRII; translated from the exons GACTGCGCTGGACCCTCGCTGGACTTCTACGTCTCCGACTCGATGCAGGAAATGCTGAACGTGGACATCCGCGCCGAGATCGCCAACGTGGTGGGCACTTCCAGCAGTGACCTCACCTCGTCCCTGGATCACGCCCTGGAGGCCATATCGGcaatcaacaacaacagcagcagcgccaGCGGCGTCTCCTACAACGCCAACGCAAACTTCCTGACCAGCAGCGCCCTCCACGCCTCCCCCACAGCCAAGTGGATGGGCTCCTCGGCCAGCTTCTGGTCCAACACAGACTACTACGCCGACCTGGGCGCCTGCGTGAACCCCATATCGGTGATGCCCCTGATAACCTCCGCCTGCGGATCGGGGCTGGGATCGCCGAAGCGCAACAAATCCTCCACATCTTTCCAGGGACGGGCCGGGACGGGTGTGCCGTCTTCGCCGTCCGCCGAGCGGGATCAGCCCAAGTCGCACCTGACCTTCTCGCCCGCCCAGATGAAGGTCAGCGCCGGCTCCCTGCGACGCGAACAGGTGATGGCCCACATCCCCAAGCAGATATCCGTCATCACGGGAACGGGCAGCACGGCCCCGGCCACCATGGCCACCAATTCGGTGCTGCAGCGCCGCAACTCGTCGGCCGTGGATGCAGTTCGCAAGGATCTGGCCGGCGAACTGCGCAAGGTCCAGTCTAGTCCAGTGCCCACCAGCGTGGACGCCAAGGCCCCCTCCTCACTGCTCACCTCGGCCAACGGAGGCACCAACACCATCAAGCTGGCACCTGGAATCGGGGGTCTCACCTTCGCCAACAGTGCGGCTTACCAGAAGCTCAAGCAGACCTCCTGCGCGAAGTCGCCCGGAGGTGGCAGCAGCTCGTCTGCGTCTTCGACGGCGAATCTCAAAGAGGCGGCCAAACGCGGGGGACTGCAGCAGATGAGCACCACGACACCAAAGAGCATTGCTTCGGCGGCCAACTCGCCGCACCACCAAATGCAGAGCTACAGCCTGGGATCCCCGTCGTCCCTGTCCTCGACCTCCTCCTCGGCCGCTTCCCCGCTCGGAAACGTGAGCAACCTGGTCAACATTGCGAATAACAACTGCAACGGATCGGGGGGAGGTGGCCTGGTGAAGCCGCTGCAGCAGAAGGTCAAGCTGCCGCCTGTGGGCAGCGCCTTTCCCAAGCCCGCTTACTCCTACTCCTGCCTGATTGCTTTGGCCCTGAAGAACTCCCGGGCCGGGTCGCTGCCGGTCTCGGAGATCTACAGCTTCCTGTGCCAGCACTTCCCCTACTTCGAGAACGCCCCCAGTGGCTGGAAGAACAGTGTGCGCCACAACTTGTCTCTGAACAAGTGCTTCGAGAAGATCGAGAGGCCCGTCACTAACGGCAACCAAAGGAAGGGGTGTCGCTGGGCCATGAATCCCGAGCGCATTTCGAAGATGGACGAGGAGGTGCAGAAGTGGTCGCGCAAGGACCCGGCAGCCATTCGGGTGGCCATGGTCTATCCCCAGCATCTGGAGTCTTTGGAGAGGGGGGAGATGAAGCACGGCTCGGCTGACTCGGACGTGGAAATGGATTCGCAGTCGGAGATCGAGGAGTCGTCCGATTTGGAGGAGCACGAGTTCGAGGACACCCTGGTGGACGCCATGCTGGTGGAGGAGGACGAGGAAGAAgtcgaggaggaggacgatgaTGAGGAGCAGATGCTGAACGAGTTCCAATCCGTGGGCGAGTCCAAGGCGAATCAGCTGCCCATAGACCACGAGCTGCTCGTTCAGAGAGGCGGTGACTTCGAGATTGAG GTGGACGAACTGTACGATGCCATCGACATCGAGGACGACAAGGAGTCGGTCCGGCGCCTGATCGCCAGCACTCAAGCCCCGAACATCATCGAGCTGAATCCCGCTGACCTGAACGCCAACGACGGCTACCAGCTGCCGCCCTCCAAGAGGGCACGCGTGGACATCAACTACGCCATCGGTCCGGCTGGCGAGCTGGAGCAGCAGTACGGCCAGAAGGTGAAGGTGCAACAGGTCACCCAGCCGGCCTCCCTGCAGCTCCAgagccagcagcagcacccgCCCAACTACAACAGGCGCAAGATGCCGCTGGTCAACCGAATCATCTGA